The Vidua chalybeata isolate OUT-0048 chromosome 22, bVidCha1 merged haplotype, whole genome shotgun sequence genome contains the following window.
AAATCCCTTATTTCCTCACTTCAAATTCCCCAAGTCCTTTCTCTTCAAAGTCAGGcattttttattcacttttcaAAACACATTGCTGGGTCATCAGGGACTTCTCTCGCTTCTTTGCTGAAGGTGAAGCCCAGCACAAGCTTATCAGCTGCGTCATGcgctctgctgcctgtgtgttCTGCCACATGTGTAGCATCTAATGAAGCGTCAGTGGGAACAGCTCCTGTATCAGCTCTCCTTTATGTGTCaagaacagaaagcaaaggcaGGAGCTACATGTCCTATATACACAAGATTACTTTTTGAATTCTGTTTACTACTCACTCCAGACATAAACCAACATGATATAATTCTTATCTCTGTGCCATAGgtattgctttaaaatttgttGATATAATACAATCCACAGTTTAACAGTCAATCCATGTCTGTTCAAGTACAGCCTGTCTTTACAGGGGTGCATCACCTTACCAGCAGATATGTGGATTTCAGATCGTAAAGCTCAGATCTAATAAACTTGCAGGAAATCTTAGTAATGACAAAATCAGTCCCTTTAAAGTATACAAGATGGACAAGATggtttaaactttttttttttgcttgcattgTGGCTCTTGGGCTATTAACATTTGCTCCACACAAAGATTTCAGACAGGATGAACTTTTCCCTCCAACACAGCTGAAGCCATTCTACAAATACCCTCTCACCCACTGGCTCAGCAGTAGCACCCTTCCCCTCCAGCGGAAGTAGTCCCACCCACAGGCTGCCCTATAAAAGACCTGGCtagaaaattacatttgtatttttgacTGCATCTTCCTTCTACTGTCTGGCAATGCCTGTGGATTTCAGCGGAACCTGGAACCTTGTCAGCAATGACAACTTCGAAGGTTATATGGTGGCCTTAGGTAGGTGAAAATACCTGTTTCTgtccttcctcccttctcctttaAGGGTTTTCTTGAATTTTAAGGACTGCCCTTCATTTCATCCTGTTTGAAGTATAGAATGCCTTAAAGAGAGTCTTGTTAATTCTTTCACTGCCTTTCCTCTGACAAAGGATGAGAATAGACATTAACCTCTTGCTAAGTGGGGGTAAAGTCTGAAACCAAGTTTGGATGTCTCTGTGGGGGAAGCCAACTGTCTCCAGGAGTCTTCTGGCTGCAAGTCCTGAAGATGTCGCATAGGAattgtgcagcagcagagtaAACTGGTTTTCAAAGAGTAAAAATACAAGAGGACAACTTTCTCTGTGTAACATGCACctttaaacaaagcaaaaggttccaataaaacaacaaaatgctgCATAGCAGTAAGGTCAAACTACTGTAAGAAATGCTTCTCATAGTAATAAAGGTTAATTCCTGGCTGCCAGAATTGCTGGTGATAAATGCAACTCTGATGTTTCTGCCTTCTGTCCAAGGTATTGACTTTGCAACACGCAAAATAGCAAAAATGCTGAAGCCTCAGAAAGTGATCAAACAAGATGGTGATTCATTCTATATCCATACCACTAGCACATTCAGAGATTATTTGCTTGAATTCAAAGTTGGAGAAGAGTTTGAGGAAGAGACTAAAGGCTTGGATAACAGAAAATGCAAGGTAAGAGGGAATATATGAGGCTGTGAAAAAATTAAGATGCCGTGATCAATCCAGATACTTGAGCTGAAATTGTTTCAAGAATAATATTTGTATTGCAAGACAGCAGTAGGAGCCTGAGTTACAGACAAGGAGTGCCACTTTCACTTCAGGAGTAATATCCAGGTCCTCTTTGATCcaggaaaatgcacattttctgCAAGTATCTTGCAGAACTGAGACAGACATGCAGAAACACCTTTTTTGTTCCCTGTTCTACAGAGCCTCGTTACCTGGGAAAATGACAAACTTGTCTGTGTCCAGACGGGTGAGAAGAAGAACAGGGGCTGGACTCACTGGCTCGAAGGGGATGACCTCCACCTGGTATTGACTTCAGATTTCTACTAATTATATCTCTGTATGGCGAAAATCTGATTTACAATGTGGTCATGGTGTGCATATGTCTTCTAGCTCTGTAGGATGTGTAATGGATGGTACATAGTGAGCACATTCTGCTTTGAAACAGCTTCATTGTTTCACTGTCATGTGCAGTTAAATTCGAATGTTAAGTGTAAGTTAGTAGCATGGCCAGAACGGAGGTGAATGATCTATGTTCAGTTTTGGAAGCAGTTCCTTTGATTACTAGAGATATCTATACTCTTGggtttcctgtttgtttgtttttggtttttttttggtaggagCTTCGTTGTGAGAATCAAGTCTGTAGACAGGTCTTCAAGAGAGCTTGAATCTGTGTGGTGTGCTGGgtcctgcctgcagggacagctctgcacaggagcCTCGTGTCCAGTGAGGGCTCTGCGGACAAGAACTGACTCCCGTACCCATGGACCTGAATGATCTGAAGTTTCTGGCTCAGGAAATAAGTCTGCTGTTGCCAGTGTTAAAGGTCTGATTTTTGCTAATAAATGCCCCAAACTAATCTTAAGTACCTTGCTTTTGAATAtgtttttggaggaaaaaaaaacaacccaaaacataAATGATGAGACCTGGGTCTCTAGGTAATCAAAAGTcaattaaaaggagaaaatctgCCAATTCTAAGAGGCATTCAAAGAGGCAAACAAAACAGGGGAAACGGGGTGCTGATAGAGAAGGGAGGGTAACAAATAATGAAACCAACAACAAAAggtatgattttatttttcaaaatgcttctctTTAAGGTGTAGACGACTTTACTTGCTTGTGTCTTTCACGCTGTGGTGTGAGGCACCATATTTTGCCAGAGCTGCTTTGTTCTCAAAAATAAGTTGAGCTTACCAGAGGAAACAAGCCTGTAGTCAAATCCCAGAACCATGAAGATAGGTCTGAGTGATCCACGAAGATTCCAGTCTGCAAAATAATTGAACTCTGTAAGCACATATACAGAGGGAAAACAATGCTGCTTTAGTTCAGCTTTGTTTGCATACAACTGTTAATgagattgtttttctttatgaCCATGTGCATATTGCATGGAAAAGTTTTTCTTGTGTGAACGTGTAAGTTGTCAGATAAACTAGGTAGTTACAAATTAAATGAATTGCTGCATATTCTTCGTTGCATATTGTTGAAGAACGTAGCTTAAGTTTAGTAACTTAATTACTTCATATGAAAAAATAGTCCCTGACGTTTTGAAACAAGTAAAAAAAGTAGTCCCTGACATTTTGAAACCACCTTTCTGATACTTCTTACCCGTTCAAAATGCTTAATTCACCGTCAGGGTCAGACAAAAATCTGTTGAAGCATGGAGGGTTTTTGGTTAGATTGATGCCCTCCCCTAATTACTAGACTTGTATAAATTTAGCCTggtttccaaaataaaaagcaaaggacGGACAGCCTTTACAGTTAGGGAAATGTGGGGCCCAGCAGTAAAATGCCTGGCGTTTATGCTGTGGATCCTGACAGCTCTTCCTTCTGGAACTGAGCGGTTCCATTTGCGTGAAAACAAAATTGCTGTTCGAGTGTAACGTTGGTAGAAATCACAAACTGGGGCAGCGGCCCCGCTCACATCCGTTAACAAGGcgcagcagcaggcagagttTTCTGCGCCAGCGGATGGCGCTTCTGCAGCGCGCTGCTCCCGCACTGAAGCCGGCAGGCTCCCGGCGTGTGGGGGCTCCAGCGGCAGGTAGCCTCCAACCGCTTCCAAGCCGCGCTCTGCAGTGAAACCGCTGCGAGACGCAATACAGAAAGGCAGTCATGACCTTGAAGCACAAGAACAGAACTCCCCAGTGAAGCACTCGAAGGGTTTTATTCAAAGGTGTTTCGGACCACTTcaattatcttaaaaaaaaaatcccaaggagATAAACACAAAATGAAGTGTAATCTAAAAATCAAAGGTAACAATGTTCATCTATTCTATAAAAAGACTGGCAATATATATTATGATCCAAGTATTGGTTTCCTTTCTGAGCACCCTGGTTAAgtcatcaaaatattttgtccaAAAAAATATGGATCAATAAAGTACATTAAAGATGTATATGAAAACACAAGGCCAGATAGCCTACTTGCCTCatctctgcatttaaaaatggatCAATTCTACTGCTATATAATATTTGCAGCATGTATGAAAATATGTCCTAATAGCTCATATGGATCAGTTTAGTTCCATCTTAAGAACATCCAGCTTTTACGGGATTCTTTCCCTTGCTGACTCAAATCACAGTGCCCCGTGCACGGCTCGCTGTTCAGGTCACATTGTTAGTGACTCTTCATCCTGAGCTAAAAACTTGCTGATGCAACCCTCAATTCGTTTATCTTTTGCCAAAAGAGcaaatccttttctctttcatctaCGTGTATTATAACTCAAACAAGATGAGCTGGGGGTGTCTCCAATGTACTTACATGTAACCTGGCCGTTTGTTCTGTAGCTGAGTTTCATTGCTAGTGTGAGGGAAAAGATTAATATCTTCCAGAAATATAGTACTTTGTGGTAT
Protein-coding sequences here:
- the RBP7 gene encoding retinoid-binding protein 7 → MPVDFSGTWNLVSNDNFEGYMVALGIDFATRKIAKMLKPQKVIKQDGDSFYIHTTSTFRDYLLEFKVGEEFEEETKGLDNRKCKSLVTWENDKLVCVQTGEKKNRGWTHWLEGDDLHLELRCENQVCRQVFKRA